Proteins encoded within one genomic window of Candidatus Thiodiazotropha endoloripes:
- the rpoH gene encoding RNA polymerase sigma factor RpoH, with the protein MSKEIALATLPTGNMDSYISAAFQLPMLSAEEEHSLAVRLRDQKDLQAAQALITSHIRFVVRIARNYSGYGLALPDLIQEGTVGLMKAVKRFDPDMGVRLVSFAVHWIKAEIHEFILKNWRIVKVATTKAQRKLFFNLRSSKKRLGWFSKEEVDSVAQDLGVKPETVLEMESRLSGQDIAFDGPSQESDEQVTPTPAGYLSDMRMEPASMLEAVDSENQMKQKLMSAIQGLDERSRQILEARWLSDKKSTLHELADRFQVSAERIRQIEQGAMKKLKSQLAL; encoded by the coding sequence ATGAGTAAAGAGATCGCACTGGCCACCTTGCCCACGGGTAACATGGATAGCTACATCAGCGCAGCTTTTCAGCTGCCTATGCTGAGCGCCGAAGAGGAGCACTCACTGGCGGTTCGTCTGCGTGATCAGAAAGACCTTCAGGCGGCCCAGGCCTTGATCACATCCCACATCCGTTTCGTTGTCCGTATCGCCAGAAACTACAGCGGTTACGGACTGGCCCTGCCCGACCTGATCCAGGAGGGTACCGTCGGCCTGATGAAAGCGGTAAAGCGTTTTGATCCGGATATGGGGGTCCGTCTGGTCTCCTTTGCAGTGCATTGGATCAAGGCTGAAATTCATGAGTTCATTCTGAAGAACTGGCGTATCGTCAAGGTGGCAACCACCAAGGCGCAACGCAAACTTTTCTTCAACCTTCGCAGCTCCAAGAAGCGCCTTGGCTGGTTTTCCAAGGAAGAGGTCGATAGTGTTGCCCAGGACCTGGGCGTGAAACCTGAAACCGTACTGGAAATGGAGTCCAGACTTTCCGGTCAGGATATTGCGTTTGACGGCCCGAGCCAGGAGAGCGATGAGCAGGTAACACCGACACCGGCCGGTTATCTCAGCGACATGCGCATGGAGCCCGCCTCAATGCTCGAAGCGGTGGATAGCGAGAACCAGATGAAACAGAAGCTGATGAGTGCCATTCAGGGTCTGGATGAGAGAAGCCGGCAGATTCTCGAAGCACGCTGGCTGAGTGATAAGAAATCCACCCTGCATGAATTGGCTGACAGATTCCAGGTGTCGGCTGAGCGTATCCGCCAGATTGAGCAGGGCGCCATGAAAAAACTGAAATCCCAACTTGCCCTATAA
- the ftsY gene encoding signal recognition particle-docking protein FtsY, which yields MFGFGKRKKSETEEVDIQPAVEEKTGLFTRLQQRLSRTRHNLSDGLANLVMGRKTIDEDLLEELETLLLTADVGVDATNRIIDDLTERVKRKSLNDPEALTQALKQHLLEILQACDKPIDNREDGKPMVMVMVGINGAGKTTTIGKLARKFQIDGETVMLAAGDTFRAAAVEQLQTWGERNQIPVIAQHTGADAASVVFDALQAATSRQVDVLIADTAGRLHTKANLMEELAKITRVMKKIDPQAPHEVLLVVDAGTGQNAVNQALQFNESVGLTGLVVTKLDGTAKGGVVFAIADKVKVPIRFIGVGESIEDLREFDPKEFVEALFETETTD from the coding sequence ATGTTCGGATTCGGCAAACGTAAAAAGTCAGAAACAGAGGAAGTCGACATACAGCCGGCGGTGGAAGAGAAAACAGGTCTCTTTACCCGCCTGCAACAGCGGCTGTCACGTACCCGGCACAATCTGTCCGATGGTCTGGCCAATCTGGTGATGGGACGTAAAACCATCGATGAGGATCTGCTTGAGGAGCTGGAGACTCTGCTGCTTACCGCAGATGTGGGCGTCGATGCCACCAACCGCATTATCGATGATCTGACTGAACGGGTGAAACGCAAATCCCTCAACGACCCGGAAGCCCTGACCCAGGCCCTGAAACAGCATCTGCTTGAGATCCTTCAAGCCTGTGACAAGCCGATCGATAACAGAGAGGATGGCAAACCGATGGTGATGGTGATGGTCGGCATCAACGGCGCCGGCAAAACCACAACCATCGGTAAACTGGCGAGAAAGTTCCAAATCGACGGTGAAACAGTCATGCTTGCCGCCGGGGATACCTTTCGCGCCGCTGCGGTGGAACAGCTGCAGACCTGGGGTGAGCGAAACCAGATTCCGGTGATTGCCCAGCATACCGGAGCGGACGCCGCCTCCGTGGTGTTTGATGCGCTGCAGGCGGCCACCTCCCGGCAGGTGGATGTACTGATTGCAGACACAGCCGGCCGGCTACATACTAAAGCCAATCTCATGGAAGAGCTGGCCAAGATCACCCGGGTGATGAAGAAAATCGACCCGCAAGCGCCCCATGAGGTGTTGCTGGTGGTGGATGCGGGAACCGGCCAGAATGCGGTCAATCAGGCACTGCAGTTCAACGAGTCTGTCGGCCTTACCGGCCTGGTGGTCACCAAGCTGGATGGCACTGCCAAAGGCGGTGTGGTGTTTGCCATAGCGGATAAGGTCAAGGTGCCGATCCGATTCATCGGCGTCGGTGAATCGATTGAAGACCTGCGTGAATTTGATCCCAAGGAGTTTGTCGAGGCATTGTTTGAAACTGAAACGACGGATTAA
- the ftsX gene encoding permease-like cell division protein FtsX, whose amino-acid sequence MSLKSRLFSLPGIWLQRHAQVALSSLGRLFSNRFSSLMTCAVIGIALALPVGLHVMLSNLDTISGGWESGASISLFLDQNITNDKARSLAETLRQHTRIETVELINRETALEEFQRLSGYADALQALDSNPLPNLLVIQPKVEYTTAETAEKLAQELRLLPEADIVQLDLQWVRRLQAITVIAQRAVVVLAALLSMAVLLIVGNTIRLEIQNRRTEIEITKLIGATNAFIRRPFLYTGFWYGLFGGLIAWFLVALSLILLSGPIARLAQLYQSSFDLSSLDPITVLVLLSGSALLGLAGSWLAVGRHLSAIEPS is encoded by the coding sequence ATGTCACTTAAATCCCGACTCTTCTCGCTGCCGGGAATCTGGTTGCAAAGACATGCTCAGGTTGCCCTCTCCAGCCTCGGCAGACTGTTCAGCAACCGCTTCTCCTCGCTGATGACCTGTGCGGTTATCGGTATCGCCCTGGCTCTGCCGGTTGGATTGCATGTGATGCTGAGCAACCTCGACACGATCAGTGGCGGATGGGAGAGCGGCGCCAGTATCTCCCTGTTTCTCGATCAGAATATCACCAACGACAAAGCCCGCTCCCTGGCTGAGACACTACGTCAGCACACGCGTATCGAAACCGTCGAGCTGATCAATCGTGAAACAGCACTTGAAGAGTTCCAACGTCTCAGCGGCTATGCGGATGCACTCCAGGCCCTCGATAGCAACCCGCTGCCCAATCTGTTGGTAATTCAACCGAAAGTTGAATACACCACAGCGGAGACAGCCGAGAAACTCGCCCAGGAGTTACGATTGCTGCCGGAGGCGGATATTGTTCAACTCGACCTGCAATGGGTCAGGCGTCTGCAGGCCATCACTGTGATCGCACAGCGTGCCGTGGTGGTTCTGGCGGCTCTGCTCAGCATGGCGGTCTTATTGATCGTGGGAAACACCATCCGGCTGGAGATCCAGAACCGACGCACCGAGATCGAGATCACCAAACTGATCGGTGCCACCAATGCATTTATCCGCAGACCCTTCCTCTACACCGGATTCTGGTACGGCCTGTTCGGCGGGCTGATCGCCTGGTTTCTGGTTGCCCTGTCATTGATTCTGCTCAGCGGTCCCATCGCCAGGCTGGCCCAACTCTACCAGAGCTCATTCGATTTAAGTTCTCTCGACCCAATCACCGTCCTGGTACTGCTATCCGGCAGTGCCCTGTTGGGCCTTGCCGGCTCCTGGCTGGCGGTCGGCCGCCACTTGAGCGCGATTGAGCCAAGCTAG
- the ftsE gene encoding cell division ATP-binding protein FtsE yields the protein MIHFDNVSKRYPGGHTGLSNINLRIDAEEMVFLTGHSGAGKSTLLKLIGLLERSSGGQVHVNGRNLTRLKNRQIPYHRREVGMIFQDHRLLHDRTVFDNVALPLVVSGLGHKEIGRRVRAALDKVGLLHKEKSAPITLSGGEQQRVGIARAVVSKPPLVLADEPTGNLDPELSKEIMELFSQFNRVGVTLLIATHDLALISSMDQRILTLANGALSHDSKMEYKDVT from the coding sequence TTGATTCACTTTGACAATGTCAGCAAGCGCTATCCGGGTGGACACACCGGACTGAGTAATATCAACCTGCGCATCGACGCGGAAGAGATGGTCTTTCTCACCGGCCATTCAGGAGCCGGCAAAAGTACCTTATTGAAACTGATTGGACTGCTGGAACGCTCCAGTGGCGGTCAGGTGCATGTCAACGGCCGCAACCTGACCCGGCTGAAGAACCGTCAGATCCCCTACCACCGCCGAGAGGTGGGTATGATTTTCCAGGACCATCGCCTGCTGCACGACCGCACTGTCTTCGACAATGTGGCCCTGCCCCTGGTGGTCTCCGGACTGGGTCATAAAGAGATCGGCAGAAGGGTTAGGGCCGCTCTCGACAAGGTTGGCCTGCTGCATAAAGAGAAGAGTGCTCCGATCACCCTCTCGGGTGGTGAACAACAGCGTGTCGGTATTGCCCGGGCGGTGGTCAGTAAACCGCCCCTGGTGTTGGCTGACGAGCCCACCGGCAACCTGGATCCGGAACTGTCGAAAGAGATCATGGAGCTGTTCTCCCAGTTCAACCGGGTAGGTGTTACCCTGTTGATCGCCACCCATGATCTGGCCCTGATCAGCAGCATGGATCAACGCATCCTGACTCTGGCCAACGGTGCATTGAGTCACGACAGCAAGATGGAGTACAAGGATGTCACTTAA